Sequence from the [Bacteroides] pectinophilus genome:
CTTGATATTGTAATCATCTCGACCATCTCTGATACGACATTGACATTAGACTGTTCAAGATATCCCTGATATACCTGTCCTGCTGCATCCTTCGTTGTTGCGGTATCAAGCGCTCTGTAGAGATTCTCGCCATACTGCTCGAGATAGTTATAATCCTCAAAATCAGTGATTGCGAGCTTGTCTATCTGCACACCGTCAGCAGTGATGGTACCGTCCCTGTCTATTGCAATCTTGGCAGCATCCGTAGGAAGCTGTATGGGACCACCCTCTCCAAGAACAAAATCACCATCCTTAGTAACAAGATATCCGTCCTTAGTCATTGAAAAGTTACCGTCACGCGTGTACATCGTTGATGTCTCGCCTGCTTTGTTCGTAAATGAGATTGAGAAAAAACCATCCCCTGAGAGTGCAAGGTCAAAATTCTCCCCTGTCTCGCGGAATGACCCCTGCGAATAATCACGGTATGACTCACCAATCTTAACCCCGAGATTAAGGTCACCGATATACTGATTCACAGTGCCTACGCTTGCATCCTTAACCTTATAAGCCATTACTTCATCAAACGACTGTGATGTAAGACCTTCCTTCTTATATGCAGTTGTTGCAGCATTGGCAAGGTTGTTAGATACAACATCAAGTCTGTTCTGCTGGTTTACCAGGCCCGTATAGGCTGTGTATAAACCTTTAACCATTAAAATACCTCCATCGGCCCAAAGCCGTATGCATCCATGCTGTTAATTCTCGTCCCTGTATCCGCTTAAGAATTCTATAAACTTACCTGTTCCGATTGCAACAGCTGTCATAGGATCCTCCGCTGTCATAGTATTAATACCTGTCTTAGCCTCGATAAGCTCTGCAAGTCCCTGGAGAAGACTTCCGCCTCCCGTAAGTACAATGCCTCTGTCAGCTATATCAGATGCAAGTTCAGGCGGTGTCTTCTCAAGTACACTGTGAACTGCTTCAACAATCTGTGAAGTAGCCTCTCTGAGTGCTTCCTCTGTCTCTTCTGATGTAACCTCTACAGTCTTAGGAAGACCTGTTACAAGATTACGTCCTCTTACGTTCATCTTGGCTACTTCCGCTCTCGGATAAGCCGAGCCGATCTTTATCTTAATATCCTCAGCTGTTCTCTCACCTATAAGGAGATTATGCTTCTTACGCATATAACGTACAAGTGCCTCATCAAAATCATCACCTGCAATCTTGATTGATGTACTTACTACTGTTCCTCCAAGTGATATGACAGCGATATCTGTTGTACCGCCGCCGATATCAACAATCATATTACCGCATGGTCTTGATATATCAATACCTGCACCGATTGCTGCTGCTATAGGTTCCTCAATAATAGCAACTTCTCTTGCTCCTGCCTGAAGTGTTGCATCCTCAACAGCCTTCTTCTCAACCTCTGTTACACCACTAGGCACACATACACTGATTCTAGGCTTCTTAAGCATCCTCTTGCCGATTGCCTTCTGAATGAAATACTTAAGCATCTTCTCTGTTACCGTATAATCAGAGATAACACCCTGACGGAGCGGTCTTACCGCAACAATATTGCCCGGTGTACGTCCAAGCATAAGTCTTGCCTCTTCACCGATTGCCTTTATCTTATTAGTATCCCTGTCAAATGCAACTACTGAAGGCTCCTTGAGCACAACGCCCTTACCTCTTATATAAACCAAAATACTCGCTGTTCCAAGGTCGATTCCGATATCTGTTGTTAACATTGAAAATTACCTTTTTAACCTTTCTTGAATAAGTCTGTTTGTGTCCATCTATGTTCGATGCGAATGCCATAATACACATACGCATACTATTTGACATTATTATCTTACATTATATACAAAATGCCGCGAATTTAAAAGGGGAAATTTAAAAAAGCTCAAAAAAATTTCAGGCTGCTGCATTCTCTCAATCTGAGTATGCAATAGCCTGAATCGTCAGTCATTATAAAGTTAAATCATTTACAGATACTTCTTAAGTGCATCAACCTTATCAAGTGCCTCCCAAGGAAGATTAAGGTCATTACGTCCGAAGTGTCCGTAAGCAGCTGTCTGCTTATAAATCGGTCTTCTTAAGTCAAGCATCTTAATGATTCCTGCAGGTCTTAAATCAAAGTTCTCACGGATAATCTCAACAATCTTATCCTCATGAAGCCTTCCTGTACCAAATGTATCAACCATGATTGATGTAGGATGGGCTACACCGATTGCATATGAAAGCTGGATCTCACACTTGTCAGCAATTCCTGCTGCAACAAGATTCTTTGCAACATAACGTGCTGCATAAGCTGCTGAACGGTCAACCTTTGTGCAGTCCTTACCTGAGAAAGCTCCGCCACCGTGACGTGCATATCCGCCGTAAGTATCTACGATAATCTTACGTCCCGTAAGACCTGAGTCACCCTGAGGACCGCCAATCACGAAACGTCCTGTAGGATTGATAAAAATCTTTGTATTATCATCTACCATTGCAGGATCAACGATTGCATCGATTACTTCTCTCCTGATATCCTCGTGGATCTGCTCCTGTGTTACTTCAGGTGCATGCTGTGATGATACTACAATTGCATCAAGGCGTACCGGCTTACCGTTCTCGTCATACTCCACTGTTACCTGTGTCTTACCATCCGGACGAAGGTATGGAAGTGTTCCGTTCTTACGCACGTCTGTAAGTCTCTTCGCAAGCTTCTGTGCAAGTGCGATAGGATATGGCATATACTCTTCTGTCTCATTAGTTGCATATCCGAACATCATACCCTGATCTCCGGCACCGATTGCATCTATCTGCTCATCAGTCTCTTCACCATTCTTTGCCTCAAGTGCCTTATCAACACCCATTGCGATATCAGGTGACTGCTTATCAAGCGCAACCATAACTGCACATGTATTGCCATCAAATCCCTTATCTGAGCTGTCGTATCCAATCTCAACCACTGTATCACGCACAATCTGGCTGATATCCACATTAGCCTTGGTTGTAATCTCACCCATAACTACTACAAATCCCGTGTTAGTGAGTGTCTCACATGCAACACGGCTGTATGGATCCTGTGCCATAAGTGCATCAAGAACTGCATCTGATATCTGGTCACAGATTTTATCAGGATGTCCTTCAGTAACTGACTCTGATGTAAATAATCTTCTTTCCATCTCATTCTCCTCTATATTGATGTGTAAATGTTTGTTGATTCACCCTTTCTGCAGATTGCGGTGTGCAGACACCAGCCCCGTATAAATACCGGTTCCGCTCATTGTCTGCAAAAATAAAAAGTCCTTATTACTAAGGACTTCTGCGCACATCGATTATTCAGAAATCCTCTTATTGTTCGTCTTCTCCGGCTGCAGTATCATAACTTCCTGCGCTGCCATACACAGCCAAACTCAGGTCATCACAAACCGCTCTTCCGAAAATCCGCTCAGGTTGGCACCTTCCTCTGCCTGTCCCATCACCGTAATTCACCGGTATTGGTCTGCAAGGGGTTGCCGGGCTTCATAGATCCTATGTATCTCCGCCACTCTTAATAAGGGATAAATCAAACTCTATTAAGTTTCGTGCTTATATTACATCATGGCTCCCTTTTCGTCAAGCATTTAACAGATGTTTATAAAAATTTTAAACATTATGGAAATATTTGACTTTGCCATGCTTATTAAATATAATTATAGATAATGGTTTCAGGTCTATTTTTTAATGGTTATTTAATATGGGAGGACAGATATCTATGCAGTCTGGAAAAGAAAAAACAGTTTTTATATTTGAAGCAGAAGAAGGCATGATCCTTGCCAGAGATGTATATTCACCGGGCGGACACATGATTGTTCCACAGGGGGTTGCACTCACGCATGATCTTATCAACACAATCGCTGACAATCACATTCTCGAGATACTTATATATGATGGAATTCAGGGAACAGATACAGAGCCTACTTACTTTGACAAGCTCCGTGCAACTCCTGAGTTTACCAAATTCACAGAAGAATATAACGGCACCGTTTCCACTGTAAAGAACAACCTTAATGATATTGTATTCCGTGACAAAGAGATTGACGTCAGCACCCTTATTGCAGATACAGACAGTATCCTGTCCGGCAGCCGTTCCAACCTCCAGGTATTCGATATGCTTCACAGCCTCCGTAAGAACGATGACCTCACATACGTACACTGTGTCAACGTATCACTTATTGCAACGATTATAGGCCGCTGGCTCAATATGTCAGAAGATGATCTTAATGTTCTCTCAACCGCAGCCCTTCTTCATGACATAGGTAAGCTTATGATACCCGAAGAGATTCTTCTCAAGCCGGGCAAGCTTACAGCTGCAGAATTTGATGTTATCAAGACCCATGTTAACTTAGGCTTTAATCTTCTTAAGGATAAGAATATTGATAACCGCATTAAGGAGGTATGTCTTTTTCACCATGAGAAGTGTGACGGCTCAGGATATCCTTTCGGTCTCAAGAGTGACAAGATACCTCTCATGGCCAAGATTGTTACAGTTGCAGATGTATATGATGCAATGACTGCCGCGCGTGTATACCGCGGTTCAATGTGTCCTTTCGATGTTATTAAGATTATGGAGGATGAATCATTCAGCAAGTATGACCCTAACGTACTGCTTCCGTTTATTAATCATGTTGTTTCATCTTACCTGCACACTAATGTCCGCCTGTCTGACGGACGGATCGGTGAGGTTGTGCTTATTAACAGCAACCGCCTGTCACGTCCATCAATAATGTGCGACGGTGAATTTATTGATTTATCCAAGCGTCCCGATTTGTCAATCAACGCAATTCTGTAGTTATTTTTTCTATGTTACTTTCATACATTGTACAAACCACTTTGATGGGGGAATCTATTGAAAGGATACATAGAAGAACGTGCCATTACAATTGCACAGTACATAATCGACAGCAAAGCTACAGTCCGTCAGGCTGCATCCCGTTTTGGCGTAAGCAAAAGCACGATACACAAAGACATGACTGAGCGGTTACCTGCGATAAACCACACACTCGCCGAAAATGTCCGCAAAGTACTCGACATCAACAAATCTGAACGCCACTTAAGAGGCGGAATGGCTACACGTGCCAAGTATAAGCACATCTCAGAAGAACAGTAGCTGATTAATCATGGCTTTTGTTCTCTGATGGCATAATAAAAAGCATTGGGACATATATTAACAGTTCCAATGCTTTTTATTATGACTATCCGACATGATGCCGAATCAATTCCGGATTAGTTTGTAGATGCAATATAATCTTCAATTGCTTCCATAAGCTGGTCAATGTCCATACCATGAACCATTGCTGCTTCCTCAAGTGTCTCTCCCTGTGATGCAGGGCATCCTACGCAATGCATTCCTGCACTCATAAGGATAGGAATAATTCCCTCATCAATTGTAATTGCCTCACCGATTGTTGTATCCTTGGTGATCTTCTTCATGTCTACCTCTTTCCTGCGTCATACGCATATAAAAATGTAAATATAAATGTAAGCTATCTCGTCATATAGCCTGTGTAATCAGCCGTATGGAGAAGCCTGTTGGCGTTATCAATCCTCTCCTTAGACGGTGGATTAACTCCCTTAAGCGGATAATCAATTCCAAGTTCCTCATACTTGAAGGTTCCAAGCGTGTGATACGGAAGCACTTCGACGCGGTCAACATTCTTAAGAGTCTTAATAAATGCATCAAGTCTCTTAAGGAGCTCATCATCATCGCTTCCTCCCGGAACAAGCACATGCCTTATCCACATCGGCTTGCCTGTCTCTGACAGATATTCTGCCATATCAAGTATATTAGCATTGCTCCAGCCTGTCAACGTCTTATGCTTCTCGTCATCAATCTGCTTGATATCAAGCATAACAAGGTCAGTTACTTCCATAAGCTCCTTGAACCTGCTAAAGAAAGGTTCCTTGCGTGTAAACGGATTACCTGAAGTGTCAAGTGTTGTATTGACACCCTTCGCCTTAGCCTTGGTAAACAGTTCAATAAGGAAATCCATCTGCAGAAGCGGCTCTCCGCCGCTCACTGTTATACCGCCCTTGTTCTTCCAGTATGATTTATATCTGAGAGCCTGCTTAAGAAGGTCATCAGCTGACATCTCTTCTCCGTCTTCCATATTCCATGTGTCCGGATTATGGCAGAACTGACATCTCATATGGCATCCCTGCGTAAAAATTACAAATCTTACTCCCGGGCCATCAACTGAACCAAAACTTTCTATAGAATGAATCTTACCCATACTGCCTCCAAAAATTATATTTACTGAAACTTCTGATTATTTTAATCTAATTTGACATGAATGTAAATAACAATTTTTTCAGCTATCCGGCATCGCCCGCTTATCAGTTACTTATCATATTCCAGATAAGCTCCCTTCATAGGGCTTGCTGCAAGTTCACTAAACAGTCTCAATACCCCTTTCTTATATTTGCGCTCTTTTGGTCTCCACTGTTTTCTTCTTTCCATAAGTACCTTATCAATTTCTTCCATAGGCATTCTTTTCCCTGCGATACCTACAATATTCAGCTTTCTTTCCTCAACATCAATCTCAATAAGATCTCCTTCTTCAACTAATGCTATAGGGCCGCCTTCCGCTGCCTCCGGACTGCAATGCCCGATTACAGGTCCTGTAGATGCACCTGAGAACCTGCCATCCGTAATAAGGGCTATGCTCTTTCCAAGCTCCTTATCACTGCTTATTGCCTCTGATGTATAGAACATTTCCGGCATTCCGCTTCCCTTAGGTCCTTCATATCTTATAAATACAGCATCGCCTTTCTGCACTTTGTGATGTATTACCGCATCCAGACATTCTTCCTCACTGTCAAACGGTCTTGCATTAAGTACAGCCTTAAACATCTCCTTAGGGCATGCGGTGTGCTTGATAACCGCTCCTTCCGGTGCAAGGTTGCCTTTTAATACCGCTATGCTTCCCTCCCTGCCAATCGGATTGTCATATGGTCTTATTATATCCTCTTTTGTGATTTTTATATTGTATCTGCTGTTAAAATCATCAAGCCACTTATTACATTTCTCGTAGAAACCATTAGCTTTAAGTTCTTCAAGGTTCTCACCAAGTGTCCTGCCTGTTACCGTCATAACATCCAGATGCAGATGATCCTTAATCTCCTCCATTATTGCCGGAACTCCTCCTGCATAATAGAATACCTCTGCCGGCCATCTTCCTGCAGGACGCACATCAAGCAGATAATGTGCTCCCCTGTGAAGCCTGTCAAATGTATCACCTGTAATCTCTATACCGAATTCGTGTGCAACCGCAGGTATATGGAGAAGGCAATTGGTGCTTCCTGATATTGCAGCATGTACAAGGATAGCATTTTCAAAACTTTCAAGTGTTACTATATCTGATGGTCTCATATTCTTCATCTTTGCAAGTCTTACCGACTGTCGTCCTGCCTCTCTTGCATAATCCAGCAGATCAGGGCTTGTTGCCGGCATAAGTGCGCTGCCCGGAAGTGCCAGACCAAGTGCTTCAGCCATAATCTGCAATGTTGAAGCAGTGCCTATGAAAGAGCATGCTCCGCAGCTTGGACATGCATTACATTTTGCCCAGTCAAGCTTTTCTTCAGTAATCTCGCCTCTCTCGTACTGGGCACTATACATGCCAAGCTGCTCTAATGTAAGCATGTCCGGGCCGGCATTCATGGTTCCTCCCGGGACAAATACAGATGGCATGTTAACTCTTGCAAGTCCCATAAGATTACCCGGTACGCCTTTATCGCAGCTTGAAAGATATACACCTGCATCAAACGGTGTCGCATTGGCATGTATTTCAATCATGTTTGCAATCATCTCTCTGCTGGCAAGGCTG
This genomic interval carries:
- the flgF gene encoding flagellar basal-body rod protein FlgF, with protein sequence MVKGLYTAYTGLVNQQNRLDVVSNNLANAATTAYKKEGLTSQSFDEVMAYKVKDASVGTVNQYIGDLNLGVKIGESYRDYSQGSFRETGENFDLALSGDGFFSISFTNKAGETSTMYTRDGNFSMTKDGYLVTKDGDFVLGEGGPIQLPTDAAKIAIDRDGTITADGVQIDKLAITDFEDYNYLEQYGENLYRALDTATTKDAAGQVYQGYLEQSNVNVVSEMVEMITISRAFEANQKAMNAADDTLKKAVTLGQL
- a CDS encoding rod shape-determining protein translates to MLTTDIGIDLGTASILVYIRGKGVVLKEPSVVAFDRDTNKIKAIGEEARLMLGRTPGNIVAVRPLRQGVISDYTVTEKMLKYFIQKAIGKRMLKKPRISVCVPSGVTEVEKKAVEDATLQAGAREVAIIEEPIAAAIGAGIDISRPCGNMIVDIGGGTTDIAVISLGGTVVSTSIKIAGDDFDEALVRYMRKKHNLLIGERTAEDIKIKIGSAYPRAEVAKMNVRGRNLVTGLPKTVEVTSEETEEALREATSQIVEAVHSVLEKTPPELASDIADRGIVLTGGGSLLQGLAELIEAKTGINTMTAEDPMTAVAIGTGKFIEFLSGYRDEN
- the metK gene encoding methionine adenosyltransferase, which gives rise to MERRLFTSESVTEGHPDKICDQISDAVLDALMAQDPYSRVACETLTNTGFVVVMGEITTKANVDISQIVRDTVVEIGYDSSDKGFDGNTCAVMVALDKQSPDIAMGVDKALEAKNGEETDEQIDAIGAGDQGMMFGYATNETEEYMPYPIALAQKLAKRLTDVRKNGTLPYLRPDGKTQVTVEYDENGKPVRLDAIVVSSQHAPEVTQEQIHEDIRREVIDAIVDPAMVDDNTKIFINPTGRFVIGGPQGDSGLTGRKIIVDTYGGYARHGGGAFSGKDCTKVDRSAAYAARYVAKNLVAAGIADKCEIQLSYAIGVAHPTSIMVDTFGTGRLHEDKIVEIIRENFDLRPAGIIKMLDLRRPIYKQTAAYGHFGRNDLNLPWEALDKVDALKKYL
- a CDS encoding HD-GYP domain-containing protein; this translates as MQSGKEKTVFIFEAEEGMILARDVYSPGGHMIVPQGVALTHDLINTIADNHILEILIYDGIQGTDTEPTYFDKLRATPEFTKFTEEYNGTVSTVKNNLNDIVFRDKEIDVSTLIADTDSILSGSRSNLQVFDMLHSLRKNDDLTYVHCVNVSLIATIIGRWLNMSEDDLNVLSTAALLHDIGKLMIPEEILLKPGKLTAAEFDVIKTHVNLGFNLLKDKNIDNRIKEVCLFHHEKCDGSGYPFGLKSDKIPLMAKIVTVADVYDAMTAARVYRGSMCPFDVIKIMEDESFSKYDPNVLLPFINHVVSSYLHTNVRLSDGRIGEVVLINSNRLSRPSIMCDGEFIDLSKRPDLSINAIL
- the spoIIID gene encoding sporulation transcriptional regulator SpoIIID, which gives rise to MKGYIEERAITIAQYIIDSKATVRQAASRFGVSKSTIHKDMTERLPAINHTLAENVRKVLDINKSERHLRGGMATRAKYKHISEEQ
- a CDS encoding DUF1858 domain-containing protein, whose product is MKKITKDTTIGEAITIDEGIIPILMSAGMHCVGCPASQGETLEEAAMVHGMDIDQLMEAIEDYIASTN
- the pflA gene encoding pyruvate formate-lyase-activating protein — translated: MGKIHSIESFGSVDGPGVRFVIFTQGCHMRCQFCHNPDTWNMEDGEEMSADDLLKQALRYKSYWKNKGGITVSGGEPLLQMDFLIELFTKAKAKGVNTTLDTSGNPFTRKEPFFSRFKELMEVTDLVMLDIKQIDDEKHKTLTGWSNANILDMAEYLSETGKPMWIRHVLVPGGSDDDELLKRLDAFIKTLKNVDRVEVLPYHTLGTFKYEELGIDYPLKGVNPPSKERIDNANRLLHTADYTGYMTR
- a CDS encoding dihydroxy-acid dehydratase → MCLISQEMRKSAPEMDPLRIGTGWKKEDLGKVQVMIESTYGDSHPGSGHLNILVEEVRKGIAEEGGFGARYYCTDICDGESQGTDGINYSLASREMIANMIEIHANATPFDAGVYLSSCDKGVPGNLMGLARVNMPSVFVPGGTMNAGPDMLTLEQLGMYSAQYERGEITEEKLDWAKCNACPSCGACSFIGTASTLQIMAEALGLALPGSALMPATSPDLLDYAREAGRQSVRLAKMKNMRPSDIVTLESFENAILVHAAISGSTNCLLHIPAVAHEFGIEITGDTFDRLHRGAHYLLDVRPAGRWPAEVFYYAGGVPAIMEEIKDHLHLDVMTVTGRTLGENLEELKANGFYEKCNKWLDDFNSRYNIKITKEDIIRPYDNPIGREGSIAVLKGNLAPEGAVIKHTACPKEMFKAVLNARPFDSEEECLDAVIHHKVQKGDAVFIRYEGPKGSGMPEMFYTSEAISSDKELGKSIALITDGRFSGASTGPVIGHCSPEAAEGGPIALVEEGDLIEIDVEERKLNIVGIAGKRMPMEEIDKVLMERRKQWRPKERKYKKGVLRLFSELAASPMKGAYLEYDK